A stretch of the Flavobacterium aquiphilum genome encodes the following:
- a CDS encoding RagB/SusD family nutrient uptake outer membrane protein — protein sequence MITTIRTKSIKSAKTLLWMMILVFSVTSCEEYLDVQPEDKLAGDQVYRNVYDADAAVIGIYGKFMGLAEKYVMLNEMRADLMTTTSNSSPYLKELSEQNVSEGNPYANPKDFYTVIQNCNDVLKNFNIMLSAKKFTQSQYDQRYADVACIRSWVYLQLGIQYGSVPYITEPIETLDDVRNINKYPKLTFNQLLDELVKFTEGLTYKNLYDPSSSLVVTVDGYNTSKFFINKECLMGDLQLWKGNYLEAAKHYKNVMETGTPTNNLDMYRVKFAEVVTHEDLAVGYLRNSEMDATTLVDSNTQGWRSIFGRDRDVLWNTEWIWSLPFDSDFAPKNPFIDIFSKTRGQYLAKPSQRAIALWNSNTQSNGFPYDARGPKFTYKMVGGDPVIMKYIYKYEAVAGTNPFKTDGDWFLYRAAKLHLRYAEAANRDNQQKIAWALLNFGIQSAYTPAGYNNTTGDATNIKQTFLPFPYDFDARQGDFPTFRSIWHRGGGIRGRAYLAGVGAIGNDMITTENNIIDEAALELAYEGNRWEDLVRISLRRNNPAYLADKIYDKLNKEGNPKAAEVRAKLMSVNNWYLPFTWK from the coding sequence ATGATAACAACAATCAGAACAAAATCAATAAAATCGGCCAAAACCTTGTTATGGATGATGATACTAGTATTTAGTGTTACCTCCTGCGAGGAATATCTGGATGTACAACCGGAAGACAAACTTGCCGGTGATCAGGTGTATCGAAACGTATATGACGCCGATGCCGCAGTTATTGGGATATATGGAAAATTTATGGGGCTGGCTGAAAAATATGTGATGCTAAATGAAATGCGTGCAGACCTGATGACGACCACATCTAATTCTAGTCCTTATTTAAAAGAACTTTCGGAACAAAATGTTTCGGAAGGTAACCCATACGCAAATCCAAAAGATTTCTACACAGTAATTCAAAACTGTAATGATGTGCTTAAAAATTTCAATATTATGCTTTCTGCCAAGAAATTTACGCAATCACAGTACGATCAACGCTATGCAGATGTTGCATGTATTCGTTCTTGGGTCTATTTGCAACTAGGGATTCAATACGGTAGTGTTCCTTATATAACAGAACCAATAGAAACGTTAGATGACGTTAGAAATATTAATAAATACCCAAAACTTACTTTTAATCAACTACTTGATGAACTTGTTAAATTTACTGAAGGTCTGACTTACAAAAATTTATATGATCCTTCAAGCAGTCTGGTAGTAACTGTCGATGGTTACAATACCAGTAAATTCTTTATCAATAAAGAATGTTTAATGGGGGATTTACAACTTTGGAAAGGCAATTATCTTGAAGCAGCAAAACATTACAAAAATGTAATGGAAACGGGTACTCCAACAAATAATTTGGATATGTATAGAGTAAAATTTGCCGAGGTCGTAACACATGAAGATTTGGCAGTTGGTTACTTAAGAAATTCCGAAATGGATGCAACTACATTGGTAGATAGTAATACACAGGGTTGGAGATCTATTTTTGGCAGAGATAGAGATGTATTATGGAATACAGAATGGATTTGGTCGTTGCCTTTTGATAGTGATTTTGCACCTAAGAATCCATTTATCGATATTTTTTCAAAAACAAGAGGTCAATATTTAGCTAAACCCTCACAACGAGCTATCGCACTTTGGAATAGTAATACACAAAGTAACGGTTTCCCATATGATGCACGTGGACCAAAATTTACTTATAAAATGGTTGGTGGAGATCCTGTAATTATGAAATACATTTATAAATACGAAGCTGTAGCAGGTACTAATCCTTTTAAAACAGATGGAGATTGGTTTTTGTATCGTGCTGCCAAACTACATTTGCGTTATGCTGAAGCGGCCAATAGGGATAATCAACAAAAAATTGCTTGGGCTCTTTTAAATTTTGGAATACAATCGGCCTATACTCCGGCGGGTTACAATAATACTACAGGGGATGCAACAAATATTAAGCAAACCTTTCTACCTTTTCCGTATGATTTTGATGCCCGTCAAGGGGATTTTCCAACATTCAGATCAATTTGGCATCGTGGAGGCGGAATTAGAGGACGTGCCTATTTAGCGGGTGTCGGAGCTATTGGAAATGACATGATTACTACTGAAAACAATATCATTGACGAAGCTGCTTTAGAATTAGCTTATGAAGGAAACCGTTGGGAAGACTTGGTTCGTATTTCTTTAAGACGCAATAATCCGGCTTATTTAGCAGACAAGATATATGACAAATTGAACAAAGAAGGTAACCCTAAAGCTGCTGAAGTTCGAGCTAAGCTAATGAGTGTCAACAACTGGTACTTGCCTTTTACTTGGAAATAA